In bacterium, a single window of DNA contains:
- a CDS encoding VTT domain-containing protein, with protein MTSKPAEIRELIKEAGELETEVMPPSSAMPPIAIPEIPIKRVFLFLLSFYFLIVAVRLVFLEGPSFIGTLRNIGKQGFQVPASPTVLYGYFIYMCVACQFFPIPTLPPIAFTAKVFHPVLVAFVGAIGTCVANLNDYVILGWLFRHNKVKKIRDISTYKKLLSFFDRYAFVTLSAASFLPIPVDVIRLLAISRAYSFLKYVAAAFVGRFPRYLIIAYLGKELPAKYILVIFLITVLPAAVKFVSDIIKKRRRA; from the coding sequence ATGACTTCAAAACCTGCTGAAATTCGGGAACTCATCAAAGAAGCGGGTGAGCTTGAAACGGAAGTCATGCCGCCGTCTTCCGCAATGCCCCCCATTGCAATTCCGGAAATTCCCATCAAACGGGTTTTCTTGTTTCTCCTCTCCTTTTACTTTCTCATCGTTGCCGTGCGTCTCGTCTTTCTCGAAGGTCCCTCTTTCATAGGGACTTTAAGGAATATCGGGAAACAGGGTTTTCAAGTTCCGGCGAGTCCCACAGTTCTCTATGGCTATTTCATTTACATGTGTGTTGCCTGCCAGTTTTTTCCTATTCCCACGCTTCCACCGATTGCTTTCACAGCCAAAGTCTTCCATCCTGTTCTGGTGGCTTTTGTTGGCGCGATCGGCACCTGTGTCGCCAACCTCAATGATTATGTGATTCTTGGCTGGTTGTTTCGCCATAATAAAGTCAAAAAAATTCGTGATATCAGCACTTACAAAAAGCTGCTCTCGTTTTTTGACCGCTACGCATTCGTCACACTATCGGCTGCATCTTTTCTTCCCATTCCTGTCGACGTGATCCGTCTGCTGGCCATTTCCCGCGCTTATTCCTTTCTCAAATATGTGGCTGCCGCGTTTGTGGGCCGTTTTCCGCGTTATCTGATCATTGCCTATCTGGGAAAGGAGCTTCCAGCAAAGTACATCCTTGTGATATTCCTGATCACCGTGTTGCCTGCTGCTGTGAAGTTCGTTTCTGATATCATTAAAAAAAGGAGAAGGGCGTGA
- a CDS encoding B12-binding domain-containing radical SAM protein: MRALLVRPWIHDFSAYDLWIQPLGLLYLAGVLAQNGFDLDYVDCLEKRFEHKPDGRAKFAKKIIPTPEPLKGILRHYRRFGISPDEFHERLKGLQNPDVILVTSGMTYWYPGIQETIRNLREAYPETKILLGGIYATLMLHHARLHAGADVVVAGEFENQIVDFLNNLQRAAVPGRQAGAEARSPKFSLHDYPWPAWHLTGEKRYRVLMTSRGCPYRCTFCASDVLNDQKFQQRNVDNVLAELEKYYFEDHIEHFVFYDDALLIHHKKHLQPLLEKVIARGIQAKFHTPNGLNAREIDGRLAELMYTSGFKTIRLSLESVNPDIQKVQANNKVTNQLFENAINNLYRAGYVAGDVECYLIQGLPDQKMEDVLNSLEFAAGLGVIARLATFSPIPGTPEAEVARKKIGDHFLVEPLLQNHSYFPLKNTRMTEQDLQYIKDLCNSNNERIRARGIAS, translated from the coding sequence ATGCGTGCATTGCTTGTTCGTCCCTGGATTCATGACTTTTCTGCGTACGATCTTTGGATCCAACCACTCGGATTGCTCTATCTCGCCGGGGTGCTTGCTCAAAACGGCTTCGATCTGGATTATGTGGATTGTCTGGAAAAACGTTTTGAGCACAAACCTGATGGACGCGCAAAATTTGCGAAGAAAATCATTCCCACACCGGAACCATTGAAAGGAATTCTGCGCCACTACAGACGCTTTGGTATTTCCCCGGATGAATTTCATGAGCGGCTGAAGGGATTGCAAAACCCGGATGTGATTCTGGTGACCTCCGGAATGACCTACTGGTATCCCGGCATCCAGGAAACGATTCGAAATCTGCGCGAGGCTTATCCGGAAACGAAGATCTTACTGGGAGGCATCTATGCCACTTTGATGCTGCATCATGCCCGGTTGCATGCAGGGGCCGATGTCGTTGTCGCGGGGGAATTTGAGAACCAAATTGTGGATTTCTTGAATAATTTGCAGAGGGCGGCCGTCCCTGGCCGCCAGGCGGGCGCGGAGGCCCGCTCCCCGAAGTTCAGTCTTCACGATTACCCGTGGCCTGCCTGGCATTTAACAGGCGAAAAACGATACCGTGTTTTGATGACTTCCCGTGGGTGTCCTTACCGGTGCACCTTTTGCGCTTCCGACGTTCTGAATGACCAGAAGTTTCAGCAACGGAATGTGGACAACGTGCTGGCAGAACTGGAAAAGTACTATTTTGAAGACCATATTGAGCATTTCGTTTTCTATGACGATGCGTTGTTGATCCATCACAAAAAACATTTGCAGCCTTTGCTCGAAAAAGTCATCGCGCGTGGAATCCAGGCAAAATTCCACACACCAAATGGTCTGAATGCGCGAGAAATCGATGGACGTCTGGCGGAGCTCATGTACACAAGCGGTTTCAAGACTATCCGTTTGTCTTTGGAATCCGTGAATCCTGACATTCAGAAGGTGCAGGCAAACAATAAAGTGACGAATCAACTTTTTGAGAACGCGATCAATAACCTATACCGGGCGGGTTACGTCGCGGGAGACGTCGAATGTTATTTGATTCAGGGTTTGCCCGATCAGAAAATGGAGGATGTCCTCAACAGCCTCGAATTTGCCGCCGGTCTTGGAGTGATCGCGCGTCTGGCAACTTTTTCCCCGATTCCTGGCACCCCGGAAGCCGAGGTTGCGCGCAAAAAAATTGGCGATCATTTTCTGGTCGAACCACTTCTTCAAAATCATTCCTATTTTCCATTGAAGAATACACGGATGACGGAACAAGATTTGCAATACATCAAGGATCTTTGTAATTCGAACAATGAAAGAATTAGAGCGCGAGGAATTGCCTCATGA
- a CDS encoding DUF721 domain-containing protein, giving the protein MFPLAELFPILSEHYSEIPEVQEGIVRIAWNYCVGEKIRKVSEPVRFEEGILRVRVTQPQWQVTLDGMKPEIIARINKYVRKNLLKDVEFA; this is encoded by the coding sequence ATGTTTCCATTAGCTGAGCTCTTTCCAATTCTGTCGGAACACTATTCCGAGATTCCTGAAGTGCAGGAGGGGATCGTTCGAATCGCATGGAATTACTGTGTGGGAGAAAAAATCAGGAAAGTCAGTGAGCCGGTCCGTTTTGAGGAAGGAATCCTGCGGGTCCGTGTGACGCAACCGCAATGGCAAGTCACGCTGGATGGCATGAAACCGGAAATCATTGCGCGGATTAATAAGTACGTAAGGAAGAATCTTCTGAAAGATGTCGAGTTCGCGTAA
- a CDS encoding acetyl-CoA carboxylase biotin carboxyl carrier protein subunit yields MKYIAILNGKEIAVEITREKSRYCLTIENKSFTVDAFRPRSQSIAMLIEGRSHEVGLEKKNGNLFTVYLFNGTIDLQLIDAKKFQAAESVRPAGASGPLKIQAPMPGKIVKVSVQEKSAVREGDSLLIMEAMKMQNELKAPKSGTVSRIHVREGEPVSLSQTLMILE; encoded by the coding sequence ATGAAATACATTGCGATCCTGAACGGAAAAGAAATTGCAGTCGAGATTACGCGAGAGAAAAGTCGGTACTGTTTGACAATAGAAAACAAAAGTTTTACTGTGGATGCGTTCAGGCCGCGTTCACAGAGCATTGCGATGCTCATTGAAGGTAGATCCCACGAAGTTGGATTGGAGAAGAAAAACGGAAATCTGTTTACTGTTTACTTGTTTAACGGCACCATTGATCTCCAGCTGATTGATGCGAAGAAATTTCAGGCGGCTGAAAGCGTTCGCCCGGCCGGCGCGTCCGGGCCGTTGAAGATTCAAGCGCCAATGCCTGGAAAAATTGTGAAAGTATCTGTGCAGGAGAAAAGCGCTGTAAGGGAAGGAGATTCACTTTTGATCATGGAAGCCATGAAAATGCAAAACGAGCTAAAGGCGCCAAAATCGGGAACGGTTTCCAGAATTCATGTTCGGGAAGGGGAGCCGGTCTCCTTGTCTCAAACCCTGATGATTTTGGAATAA
- a CDS encoding acetyl-CoA carboxylase biotin carboxylase subunit: protein MKRIFIANRGEIAVRVIRACREMHLTAVVGYSDADRASLAVRLADEAYQIGPASSLESYLNIPRLIEVMQETQCDAVHPGYGFLAERSAFAAACEEAGITFIGPRSKVIEMMGNKIRARLAVHASGTPVVPGTMEPLKDIHQAHRFAEGAGFPLMIKAVAGGGGKGMRLARNSMELEEGFRLAQSEAGSAFGDSSVYLEKKIENPHHVEVQILADHQGNIIHLGERECSIQRRHQKVIEESPSPFINQGTREKMTTVAVNAAKEIGYTNAGTMEFLVDVDQNFYFLEMNTRLQVEHPVTECVTGVDVVKEQIRIAAGQALSYSQKDILFRGAAIECRIYAEDPQNNFMPSPGKISGLRIPGGPGIRDDSGIYEGYEVSIHYDPLLSKLVAWGENRREAIDRMKRALEEYQVLGIKTTIPFYERVMRDAVFLEGNVTTSFVDEILSHPEQILDPPLEEIAIVAAAIAQFESLTATPRAPQATNAWRSFARIEGLRS, encoded by the coding sequence ATGAAACGAATCTTTATTGCGAATCGCGGTGAGATCGCTGTGCGCGTTATTCGCGCTTGCCGCGAGATGCATTTAACAGCGGTCGTTGGCTATTCGGATGCGGACCGCGCTTCGCTTGCGGTGCGTCTTGCCGATGAAGCTTACCAAATTGGTCCTGCATCTTCCCTGGAAAGTTACCTCAACATTCCACGCTTGATCGAAGTGATGCAAGAGACGCAATGCGACGCGGTTCATCCGGGATACGGTTTCCTTGCGGAGCGCTCCGCCTTTGCGGCGGCTTGCGAGGAAGCGGGCATTACATTCATCGGGCCACGAAGCAAAGTAATCGAAATGATGGGGAACAAAATCCGCGCGCGACTCGCCGTTCACGCTAGTGGAACTCCTGTGGTCCCCGGCACAATGGAGCCTTTAAAAGATATTCATCAGGCTCATCGATTCGCTGAAGGAGCCGGCTTTCCTTTGATGATCAAAGCCGTTGCAGGAGGCGGAGGAAAAGGAATGCGGCTTGCACGCAACAGTATGGAGCTCGAAGAAGGTTTTCGTCTGGCGCAATCGGAAGCCGGATCTGCTTTCGGCGATTCCTCCGTGTATCTCGAAAAAAAGATCGAGAATCCACACCATGTGGAAGTTCAGATCCTGGCCGATCATCAGGGGAACATCATTCACTTAGGGGAACGGGAATGTTCGATTCAAAGACGGCATCAAAAGGTGATTGAAGAAAGCCCGTCCCCTTTCATAAATCAAGGCACTCGCGAAAAAATGACCACCGTGGCTGTCAATGCCGCAAAGGAAATCGGATATACGAATGCAGGCACCATGGAATTTCTTGTAGACGTGGATCAGAACTTCTATTTCTTGGAAATGAACACACGGTTGCAGGTCGAACATCCTGTTACGGAATGCGTCACCGGCGTGGATGTGGTGAAAGAGCAAATTCGCATTGCGGCCGGACAGGCATTGAGCTATTCACAAAAGGATATTTTGTTTCGCGGAGCTGCGATTGAATGCAGGATCTATGCCGAAGATCCGCAAAACAATTTCATGCCATCTCCTGGAAAAATATCCGGACTGCGAATTCCAGGAGGGCCCGGAATCAGAGATGACAGCGGAATCTATGAAGGTTACGAAGTTTCCATTCATTATGATCCGCTTCTTTCGAAACTTGTCGCATGGGGAGAGAACCGGCGGGAAGCGATCGATCGCATGAAGCGGGCCCTCGAAGAGTATCAAGTTCTCGGGATCAAAACAACGATTCCTTTTTATGAGCGAGTTATGAGGGATGCCGTTTTTCTTGAAGGAAATGTCACCACTTCTTTTGTGGATGAAATCCTTTCGCATCCGGAGCAAATCCTGGATCCTCCACTTGAAGAAATAGCGATTGTGGCAGCCGCGATAGCGCAGTTTGAAAGTTTGACAGCAACTCCGCGCGCGCCCCAAGCGACGAACGCCTGGAGATCGTTTGCTCGCATAGAAGGATTGCGATCATGA
- a CDS encoding acyl-CoA carboxylase subunit beta, which translates to MSEKFEHLKRLNEEAEKGGGAERIKKQHKEGKLTARERIELLLDEGSFIETDRFVVHRSLDFGMEEQKIPGDGFVTGYGKIDGRLVFLFAQDFTVFGGSLSETNAAKVVKIMDQAMKVGAPLIGLNDSGGARIQEGVASLGGYADIFLRNTLASGVIPQISAIMGPCAGGAVYSPAITDFIFMVKDTSYMFITGPDVIKTVTHEEVTKEELGGAMTHNTVSGVAHFAADNDQHCISMIRELLSYIPSNNLEDPPFVATEDDPSRAEDSLNSIVPEDPNRPYDMKNLIKLVVDNGNFFEVHHHFASNIVVGFARLAGRTVGIVGNQPAHLAGVLDINASVKGARFVRFCDCFNIPLIVFEDVPGFLPGTDQELNGIIKHGAKLLFAFAEATVPKITVITRKSYGGAYCVMASKHIRTDFNFAYPTAEIAVMGPEGAVNIVYRRELAKTPDPEALRAQLIKEYREKFANPYIAAERGYIDEVIEPRMTRQRLVTALSALENKRDKNPPKKHGNIPL; encoded by the coding sequence ATGAGCGAGAAATTCGAGCACCTGAAGCGGTTGAATGAGGAAGCGGAAAAAGGGGGCGGGGCTGAACGCATTAAAAAGCAGCACAAGGAAGGGAAGCTCACCGCCCGCGAAAGAATCGAGTTGCTCCTGGATGAGGGATCCTTTATCGAAACTGACCGGTTTGTTGTGCACCGCAGTTTAGATTTCGGGATGGAGGAGCAGAAGATTCCTGGTGATGGCTTCGTCACGGGTTACGGCAAGATCGACGGACGACTCGTTTTTTTGTTCGCACAAGATTTTACGGTTTTTGGCGGAAGTCTGAGCGAAACGAATGCCGCTAAGGTCGTGAAAATCATGGACCAGGCGATGAAGGTCGGCGCTCCTTTGATCGGTCTAAACGACTCGGGGGGGGCGCGCATTCAGGAAGGGGTGGCCAGTCTGGGAGGCTATGCAGACATATTTCTTCGAAACACTCTCGCGTCCGGAGTCATCCCGCAGATCAGCGCGATCATGGGGCCCTGCGCGGGCGGAGCCGTCTACTCTCCTGCGATCACCGATTTCATTTTCATGGTGAAGGATACCAGCTACATGTTTATAACGGGGCCGGACGTGATTAAAACGGTGACTCATGAAGAGGTGACGAAAGAAGAGTTAGGCGGAGCGATGACTCACAACACGGTCAGCGGTGTCGCGCATTTTGCAGCCGACAATGATCAGCATTGCATTTCCATGATCCGGGAGCTTCTTTCGTACATTCCCAGTAACAATTTGGAAGATCCACCCTTTGTCGCAACGGAAGATGATCCTTCTCGCGCGGAGGACTCCTTGAATTCCATCGTCCCGGAAGATCCCAATCGTCCTTATGACATGAAAAATCTGATCAAACTCGTTGTCGATAATGGCAATTTTTTTGAAGTCCACCATCATTTTGCTTCGAATATTGTAGTGGGTTTCGCGCGTCTTGCGGGACGCACCGTGGGAATCGTGGGAAATCAACCGGCTCATCTCGCAGGCGTGCTGGACATCAATGCCTCCGTCAAGGGAGCGAGGTTCGTGCGTTTTTGTGACTGCTTTAATATCCCGTTGATTGTTTTCGAAGACGTGCCCGGATTTTTGCCGGGAACGGATCAGGAATTAAACGGCATCATCAAGCATGGCGCCAAACTCCTTTTTGCATTTGCCGAAGCCACGGTCCCGAAAATCACCGTGATTACCAGAAAGTCCTATGGTGGAGCTTATTGTGTGATGGCGAGCAAACATATTCGAACAGATTTTAATTTTGCATATCCCACAGCGGAGATTGCGGTCATGGGGCCGGAAGGAGCCGTGAACATTGTCTATCGGCGAGAACTTGCCAAAACTCCGGATCCTGAGGCTTTGCGCGCACAATTGATAAAAGAGTACAGAGAAAAATTTGCTAATCCTTACATCGCGGCCGAAAGAGGATATATCGATGAAGTCATTGAGCCTCGCATGACCCGCCAACGACTTGTTACCGCGCTTTCCGCGCTAGAAAACAAACGAGATAAAAACCCACCCAAAAAGCATGGCAATATTCCATTGTAA
- a CDS encoding ABC transporter ATP-binding protein yields the protein MNTAIELHNIQKTFGKKQVLNGVSGRIEKGKVVGLLGRNGEGKTTLFRILLDIIASDSGYASVLGMIPNGTGEIRLRVGYVPERPSFHEFMRIEDIFRLREGFFPTWNWQKTIAMSKALELDTKTPVKGASKGTLAKTAWICATAHNPQILLLDEPTSGLDAVIRDSLLSHFVRELTREAKTILVANHHMEELLGVLDEVWILAGGRIVASCSLEELKQNVHQVTGRLKSTEAVQGLVLLHQQKMGDLVRWVVMHKETLYRIRQQELLSQMEISSLPVEETLKLLLSNS from the coding sequence ATGAATACTGCAATTGAGCTTCACAACATACAGAAGACTTTTGGAAAGAAACAAGTTTTGAACGGCGTTTCCGGCAGGATCGAAAAGGGGAAGGTCGTTGGTCTTCTGGGTCGCAACGGAGAAGGAAAGACGACGTTGTTTCGGATCCTGTTGGATATTATCGCATCCGATTCGGGATATGCGTCTGTATTGGGAATGATACCGAATGGCACAGGTGAAATCCGTTTGCGTGTTGGATACGTTCCGGAACGGCCTTCCTTTCATGAGTTTATGAGAATTGAAGATATCTTTCGTTTGCGTGAAGGATTTTTTCCTACCTGGAACTGGCAAAAAACTATCGCGATGTCGAAAGCACTGGAATTGGATACAAAAACGCCGGTGAAAGGGGCGAGCAAAGGAACGCTTGCCAAGACAGCATGGATTTGCGCGACGGCGCACAATCCGCAGATCCTTCTTTTGGATGAACCGACTTCGGGATTGGACGCTGTGATTCGTGATTCACTGCTCTCTCACTTTGTTCGCGAATTGACCCGGGAAGCAAAAACGATTCTCGTTGCGAATCACCATATGGAAGAGTTGCTTGGCGTTTTGGATGAGGTCTGGATTCTAGCCGGCGGCCGGATCGTAGCGTCCTGTTCACTGGAGGAATTAAAACAGAATGTTCATCAGGTGACTGGAAGACTGAAAAGCACGGAAGCCGTACAGGGCCTGGTTTTACTGCACCAGCAAAAGATGGGAGACCTGGTCAGGTGGGTGGTAATGCACAAGGAAACACTCTATCGAATCCGCCAACAGGAATTGCTCAGTCAAATGGAAATTTCATCCTTACCCGTCGAAGAAACTTTAAAACTTCTCCTTTCTAACTCATGA
- a CDS encoding GntR family transcriptional regulator, producing MITLDLNSPVPIEEQIRGCFHQLLLKGQVKPGDILPEPEQLAGLLHVSPWIVSRAYYNLYKEGFLDGVVVSFQARGNTSRDVAEIVQELFMAVEAVRKAGLSWEEIESVLQTLKAEEVVCPRKIVQKYPAVCPYCRESVQGDTVSCLLCKTIHHRECWEETGHCSVFGCKGKVKLKSE from the coding sequence ATGATTACGCTGGATCTGAATTCGCCAGTTCCCATTGAAGAGCAAATCCGGGGCTGCTTTCATCAACTTCTTTTGAAAGGACAGGTAAAACCTGGCGATATTCTGCCGGAACCCGAGCAGTTGGCGGGATTGCTGCACGTGAGTCCATGGATCGTTTCGCGCGCTTATTACAATCTGTACAAAGAGGGGTTTCTGGACGGAGTTGTCGTATCTTTTCAAGCGCGAGGAAACACGTCCCGCGATGTGGCAGAAATTGTGCAGGAGTTGTTTATGGCGGTAGAGGCTGTGAGGAAGGCGGGATTAAGCTGGGAAGAGATTGAGTCCGTGCTGCAAACTTTAAAGGCTGAAGAGGTTGTATGCCCCAGGAAGATCGTTCAAAAGTATCCAGCAGTATGTCCATATTGCCGCGAAAGTGTTCAAGGGGACACGGTTTCGTGTCTATTGTGTAAGACGATTCATCACCGCGAGTGCTGGGAGGAAACAGGGCACTGTTCCGTTTTCGGATGTAAAGGAAAGGTAAAACTGAAATCAGAATGA
- a CDS encoding alkaline phosphatase family protein gives MKKPILAVTMVLLLSCGILAFFQYRSSSSGAEGPIYLIGLDGASWNLMDPLMKQGKLPNIRKLKEKGVSGDLLSAFPAHSAFLWTTIATGKTKEKHGIGDFTVKVEKKEQPSTGNLRRVKAFWNMLTERDIPVSVVNWWVTWPPEKVKGVMVSDKYRMGKHRQLDMQVTFPAQLQEKMPYPEINKTRAHREWKQYHLPELYDVTNDGRITAFDKALKAYPTYWCQDASVWDASKYVLKNHPAKVFAVVFRIVDISSHFMWCYLPLDKLDYARKKSKEGTLTAADIESLDKEFARIIEPVYTYADTIVGDIMKSAPENSTFMIVSDHGFGFHRTSYTHTTQAVPPAGIIILSGGPYKKGATIQEATIYDITPTLLYQLRLPVAKDFDGKPLVDAFQQHYRAEHQLAVIPTWETGPANTGEKPIQSETDEETLEDLRALGYIQE, from the coding sequence ATGAAGAAACCTATTCTTGCGGTCACAATGGTGTTGCTACTCTCCTGTGGAATCCTTGCGTTCTTCCAATACCGCAGCTCCTCATCAGGCGCAGAGGGCCCGATTTACCTGATCGGTTTGGACGGCGCTTCCTGGAATCTAATGGATCCGTTAATGAAGCAAGGAAAATTGCCAAACATCAGGAAGCTCAAAGAGAAGGGTGTTTCAGGAGACTTGCTGTCTGCTTTTCCTGCACATTCCGCGTTCCTCTGGACGACCATCGCCACGGGCAAGACCAAGGAAAAACATGGCATCGGCGATTTCACAGTAAAAGTTGAGAAAAAAGAACAGCCAAGCACAGGCAATTTGCGTCGTGTGAAAGCTTTCTGGAACATGCTGACAGAGCGGGACATTCCGGTTTCTGTCGTGAATTGGTGGGTCACCTGGCCCCCTGAAAAAGTGAAAGGCGTGATGGTCTCCGATAAATACCGGATGGGAAAACATCGCCAGCTAGATATGCAGGTTACCTTTCCAGCACAACTGCAAGAGAAAATGCCGTACCCTGAAATCAACAAAACTCGCGCGCATAGAGAATGGAAACAATATCATCTGCCGGAACTGTATGACGTAACTAACGACGGCCGCATCACTGCATTCGACAAGGCGCTGAAAGCTTATCCGACTTACTGGTGCCAGGATGCTTCCGTTTGGGATGCATCTAAATACGTGTTAAAGAATCATCCCGCAAAAGTGTTTGCTGTTGTTTTTAGAATTGTAGATATTTCGAGCCATTTCATGTGGTGCTATCTTCCACTGGACAAACTTGACTACGCCCGAAAGAAATCAAAGGAAGGAACTTTAACGGCTGCAGATATAGAAAGTCTTGATAAGGAATTCGCCAGAATTATCGAACCTGTTTACACTTACGCGGACACCATTGTGGGAGACATCATGAAATCCGCGCCGGAAAATTCCACTTTTATGATCGTTTCGGATCATGGCTTCGGATTTCACCGCACGAGTTACACCCACACCACTCAGGCCGTGCCTCCCGCAGGGATTATCATTCTTTCTGGCGGACCCTACAAGAAAGGAGCCACGATTCAGGAAGCAACCATCTACGACATCACGCCAACGTTGCTGTACCAACTGCGCCTTCCTGTTGCAAAGGATTTTGACGGCAAACCACTGGTCGATGCATTTCAACAACACTATCGCGCGGAACATCAACTCGCCGTGATTCCTACCTGGGAAACCGGTCCCGCCAACACCGGAGAAAAACCAATTCAATCCGAGACGGACGAAGAGACGCTCGAAGACTTACGGGCTCTGGGTTACATTCAGGAATAG
- the fsa gene encoding fructose-6-phosphate aldolase, which translates to MKLFIDTASLKEIREAQAMGILDGVTTNPSLISKESGNYRDILKEICSIVKGPVSAEVVKLRFEEMVEEGRDLAKIADNIVVKVPINWEGLKVIRKLSSEGIRVNVTLIFSPTQALLASKAGAAYVSPFIGRLDDIAQEGMELIDQIAAIFDNYDIETEILAASIRHPVHVVQAALAGADIATLPYNVLDKLLNHPLSDIGAEKFRKDWEKVSK; encoded by the coding sequence ATGAAACTTTTTATTGATACGGCAAGCCTGAAAGAAATACGAGAAGCTCAAGCAATGGGTATTCTGGATGGAGTCACGACAAATCCATCATTGATTTCGAAGGAATCAGGAAACTATCGTGACATTTTGAAAGAGATTTGTTCGATTGTGAAAGGGCCTGTAAGCGCAGAAGTCGTGAAGTTGCGTTTTGAAGAAATGGTGGAAGAAGGGCGGGACCTGGCAAAGATTGCGGACAATATCGTTGTAAAAGTTCCGATCAATTGGGAAGGTCTGAAAGTCATACGTAAATTGAGCTCCGAAGGGATTCGTGTGAACGTCACGTTGATTTTTTCGCCTACCCAAGCGCTTCTTGCTTCGAAAGCGGGAGCAGCTTATGTAAGTCCCTTTATTGGCCGGCTGGATGATATTGCGCAGGAAGGAATGGAATTAATCGATCAAATTGCAGCGATCTTCGATAACTACGATATTGAAACCGAAATTCTGGCCGCAAGTATCCGGCATCCTGTCCATGTTGTGCAGGCCGCACTGGCCGGCGCCGATATTGCTACTCTCCCCTACAATGTGCTGGATAAACTACTCAACCATCCGCTCTCCGATATAGGGGCTGAAAAGTTCCGCAAAGATTGGGAAAAAGTGTCTAAGTAA